From a region of the Apis cerana isolate GH-2021 linkage group LG13, AcerK_1.0, whole genome shotgun sequence genome:
- the LOC107996974 gene encoding uncharacterized protein LOC107996974: MRMEENIIQDSTEIEIRTKYINNCYHMMDIFFWIIYGTAALFIIFILYPMALDFIMPLKNETRIHIIHYVIIFSYNRIIYFDILSLNFMFVGIFGSLSITCTESIFGFFSFHASILFKIISYRIQKIVTYLSILNLSSKQIDKKLTELYRVVDIHNQAIGLINILINNSGTQFILSSLLCVISMAICLYRLVNAIIAKKDQLEILISSVFLMIQLMIIFLYNYNNQILIDNSQELLNELYISTWYFVPLKVQKILLLIMIRSSTLCMFHILGVFIPCYTGFSKILSTSFSYFTMIYSIQ; encoded by the exons ATGCGTATGgaggaaaatataatacaagatTCCACAGAAATAGAAATACGAACGAAATACATCAATAATTGCTATCATatgatggatatttttttct ggATAATTTATGGAACTGCtgcactttttattatattcatattgtaTCCCATGGCATTAGATTTCATAATGCctttaaaaaacgaaactcGTATACATATCAttcattatgttataatattttcttacaatcgaatcatatattttgatattctaagtttgaattttatgtttgttGGAATATTTGGATCATTATCTATAACATGTACGGAATCGATATTTGGATTTTTCAGTTTTCACGCaagtatattgtttaaaattattag ctatcgaatacaaaaaattgttacatattTGTCTATACTTAATCTCTCATCGAAACAAATTGACAAAAAACTCACAGAGTTATATCGCGTGGTGGATATTCATAACCAAGCTATCGG ACTTATCAAtatcttgataaataattcgGGAACACAGTTTATACTATCTTCTCTTTTGTGCGTGATTTCAATGGCGATATGTCTATATCGA ctTGTAAATGCGATTATTGCTAAGAAAGatcaattagaaattttgatttcttctgtgtttttaatgatacaattgatgattatctttctatataattataataatcagatACTTATAGATAACAGTCAAGAATTGTTAAATGAAtt ATATATTTCTACGTGGTATTTCGTACCGTTAAAAGtacaaaagattttattgCTGATCATGATACGTAGCTCAACATTATGTATGTTTCACATCTTAGGTGTATTCATTCCATGCTATACAGGATTTTCAaag ATATTAAGTACAtcgttttcatattttactaTGATATATTCAATACAATAG